One window from the genome of Macaca fascicularis isolate 582-1 chromosome 7, T2T-MFA8v1.1 encodes:
- the CHST14 gene encoding carbohydrate sulfotransferase 14, with protein sequence MFPRPLTPLAAPNGAEPLGRALRRAPLGRARAGLGGPPLLLPSMLMFAVIVASSGLLLMIERGILAEMKPLPLHPPGREGAAWRGKAPKPGGLSLSAGDADLQVRQDVRNRTLRAVCGQPGMPRDPWDLPVGQRRTLLRHILVSDRYRFLYCYVPKVACSNWKRVLKVLAGVLDSVDVRLKMDHRSDLVFLADLRPEEIRYRLQHYFKFLFVRDPLERLLSAYRNKFGEIREYQQRYGAEIVRRYRAGAGPSPAGDDVTFPEFLRYLVDEDPERMNEHWMPVYHLCQPCAVHYDFVGSYERLEADANQVLEWVRAPPQVQFPARQAWYRPASPESLHYHLCSAPRALLQDVLPKYILDFSLFAYPLPNVTKEACQQ encoded by the coding sequence ATGTTCCCCCGCCCGCTGACCCCGCTGGCGGCCCCAAATGGCGCCGAGCCCCTGGGCCGGGCGCTGAGGCGGGCCCCTCTGGGCAGGGCCCGGGCGGGGCTGGGGGGGCCGCCCCTGCTGCTGCCGTCCATGCTGATGTTCGCGGTGATCGTGGCCTCCAGCGGGCTGCTGCTCATGATCGAGCGGGGCATCCTGGCCGAGATGAAGCCCCTGCCCCTGCACCCGCCCGGCCGCGAGGGCGCAGCCTGGCGCGGGAAAGCCCCCAAGCCTGGGGGCCTGTCCCTGAGTGCTGGGGACGCGGACTTGCAAGTGCGGCAGGACGTCCGGAACAGGACCCTGCGGGCGGTGTGCGGACAGCCGGGCATGCCCCGGGACCCCTGGGACTTGCCAGTGGGGCAGCGGCGCACCCTGCTGCGCCACATCCTCGTAAGTGACCGTTACCGCTTCCTCTACTGCTACGTCCCCAAGGTGGCCTGCTCTAACTGGAAGCGGGTGCTAAAGGTGCTGGCGGGTGTCCTGGACAGCGTGGACGTCCGCCTCAAGATGGACCACCGCAGTGACCTGGTGTTCCTGGCAGACCTGCGGCCTGAGGAGATTCGCTACCGCCTGCAGCACTACTTTAAGTTCCTGTTTGTGCGGGACCCCTTGGAACGCCTCCTCTCTGCCTACCGCAACAAATTTGGCGAGATCCGAGAGTACCAGCAACGTTACGGGGCTGAGATAGTGAGGCGGTACAGGGCTGGAGCGGGGCCCAGCCCCGCAGGCGACGATGTCACATTCCCTGAGTTCCTGAGATACCTGGTGGACGAAGACCCTGAACGCATGAATGAGCATTGGATGCCCGTGTACCACCTGTGCCAGCCTTGTGCCGTGCACTATGACTTTGTGGGCTCCTATGAGAGGTTGGAGGCTGATGCCAATCAGGTGCTGGAGTGGGTACGGGCACCACCCCAAGTCCAATTTCCAGCTCGCCAGGCCTGGTACCGGCCAGCCAGCCCCGAAAGCCTGCATTACCACTTGTGCAGTGCCCCCCGGGCCCTGCTGCAGGATGTGCTGCCTAAGTATATCCTGGACTTCTCCCTCTTTGCCTACCCACTGCCTAATGTCACCAAGGAGGCGTGTCAGCAGTGA